A genomic window from Hippocampus zosterae strain Florida chromosome 13, ASM2543408v3, whole genome shotgun sequence includes:
- the LOC127613160 gene encoding TBC1 domain family member 24-like, producing MLPHMQAHIRSCIHERAAHPTHHIEYLGRLDSYLEIAGFFFSCGSVNSNESTMTGGRSRQRSHSYYNPEDCKTYGIQTQTKETYQRPRSRSFYSYETSEHESDNDLGHLSMSIPLIQKLTTPPQHPVNKNEKSKSKVNKHSLSRDQNGSRGNLKCVSMITISESDNWEICSSSGMKYGQFVDWEKIDPEASERYQKILESEHQRLKAMGREGFWATPHTLRAKAYYHIIHGIHSRCVSPERDVYYELSRKLFGEQKLSTHPVPEYMEAGEIPRHCLNKAGVNSVKKILLCLGKYFPEMNFCPILPALVSLILHFSQDEAECFYSVSRLICYNDPNKRYIDQTFLTYRASCMTFGDLANRCCRGIRKLIASSHQNLFEFYSDWIMWIFADLPFTYAIRVLDVYLLEGYKVLYRVALALLSLYKVSVSSRVADVEDFRTDMKRFVQNVARHCTAENLLERAFLVPIATRRELNLLFKANKVSLMQKGVSIHQKRQSVDTVDFNNLSSSVVTGTEMRVVWAWIPERFALFSPIKLFSTTEHGESLASFYYHVEGHEPAVLIIKTVDEEVFGAFISSDMAERHKYDTDKATFFGTCECFVFTLRPSMERYQRAMVNIMTRKVSPQQAQFSFQTASNTTLTCPAGTPQDPSYLTIPFTAPSQEQFNAKEPKRSKEQDASKFIAGSDERFIIGGNGGHALCFQQNLEAGYTEPCDTFKSPLLCKRHFKIQSMEVWGIQNSICFSQPFPSQQNI from the exons ATGCTCCCCCACATGCAGGCTCATATAAGGTCCTGCATCCACGAACGTGCAGCACATCCCACCCACCACATTGAATATCTGGGAAGACTTGATTCATATCTCGAGattgctggattttttttcagctgtggAAGCGTCAATTCCAACGAGAGCACAATGACGGGAGGCAGAAGCAGGCAGAGATCTCACTCTTATTACAACCCCGAGGACTGCAAGACCTATGGAATACAGACACAGACTAAAGAGACCTATCAAAGACCTCGTTCAAG GTCTTTTTACAGTTATGAAACATCAGAACATGAGTCTGACAATGATTTGGGGCATCTATCCATGTCCATTCCACTGATACAAAAATTGACCACTCCACCCCAGCATCctgtgaacaaaaatgaaaagtccAAATCCAAAGTGAACAAGCACTCACTGTCAAGAGACCAAAACG GCAGCAGAGGCAATCTTAAGTGTGTGTCCATGATCACCATCTCTGAATCGGACAACTGGGAGATCTGCTCCAGCTCTGGCATGAAATACGGCCAGTTTGTGGACTGGGAGAAGATCGATCCGGAAGCTTCAGAACGGTACCAGAAGATACTGGAAAGCGAGCACCAGCGGCTGAAAGCCATGGGAAGAGAAGGATTCTGGGCTACGCCTCATACACTGAGGGCAAAGGCTTACTATCACATCATCCACGGCATCCATTCCAG GTGCGTCAGTCCAGAAAGAGACGTGTATTACGAACTCAGCAGGAAGCTCTTTGGAGAACAAAAGCTCAGCACGCACCCCGTTCCAGAGTACATGGAAGCAGGAGAAATACCAAG GCACTGCCTCAATAAGGCGGGTGTAAATTCCGTGAAGAAGATTCTTCTCTGTCTGGGGAAGTACTTCCCAGAAATGAACTTTTGCCCCATCCTCCCAGCTTTGGTGTCGCTCATTTTACACTTCAGCCAGGACGAAGCAGAATGTTTCTACAGCGTTTCCAGACTGATTTGCTACAACGACCCAAATAAGCGTTACATTGACCAGACCTTCCTCACATACCGAGCCTCGTGCATGACCTTCGGAGACCTTGCAAACAGGTGTTGCCGGGGCATCCGGAAATTGATAGCCAGCTCACACCAGAACCTTTTTGAGTTTTACTCCGACTGGATCATGTGGATCTTTGCTGATCTTCCATTCACGTATGCCATTAGAGTGCTGGATGTCTATCTCCTCGAGGGCTACAAGGTTCTATACAG GGTGGCATTGGCTTTGCTGAGCCTCTACAAAGTGTCCGTGTCATCCAGAGTTGCAGATGTGGAAGATTTCCGTACAGACATGAAAAGGTTTGTGCAGAATGTGGCTCGCCACTGCACGGCTGAGAATCTTTTGGAAAGAGCCTTCCTGGTTCCGATTGCCACGAGGAGAGAACTCAACCTTCTCTTCAAAGCTAACAAGGTCTCCCTCATGCAAAAAGGGGTCAGCATCCACCAGAAGAG GCAGTCGGTGGATACAGTGGACTTTAACAATCTTAGCTCCAGTGTTGTGACAGGAACAGAGATGAGAGTGGTCTGGGCCTGGATACCGGAACGCTTTGCCCTTTTCAGTCCCATTAAGCTGTTCAGTACAACAGAACATGGAGAAAGTCTCGCCTC ATTCTATTATCACGTGGAGGGCCACGAACCTGCAGTGTTGATCATCAAAACAGTGGATGAAGAG gTTTTTGGTGCCTTTATTTCATCAGATATGGCAGAGAGGCACAAGTACGACACAGATAAAGCCACATTTTTTGGAAcatgtgaatgttttgttttcacg CTTCGTCCCAGCATGGAGCGCTACCAACGAGCCATGGTCAACATCATGACCAGGAAAGTCTCCCCTCAGCAGGCCCAGTTCAGCTTCCAGACTGCCTCCAACACAACTCTGACGTGCCCGGCTGGAACGCCACAAGATCCCAGCTACTTGACCATCCCCTTCACTGCCCCCTCACAGGAACAGTTTAATGCCAAGGAGCCGAAGAGATCCAAGGAACAAGACGCTTCCAAATTCATTGCCGGCAGTGATGAACGTTTCATTATTG GTGGGAACGGAGGCCACGCGCTCTGCTTTCAACAAAACCTCGAGGCAGGCTACACGGAGCCCTGTGACACATTCAAGAGCCCGCTGCTTTgcaaaagacatttcaagatcCAGTCAATGGAAGTGTGGGGAATCCAGAACTCGATTTGCTTTTCTCAGCCTTTTCCCTCCCAGCAAAATATATAG
- the LOC127613178 gene encoding zinc finger protein 239-like — translation MEEDNSSVTDHSSDESAKPFDIEYIVESDPDDDSEPEDDKNPKKKSRTGHPCTVCNKIFDRLSKLTRHATVHTRPRTLKTRYQCMHCEKTFTEEEKMLRHQDNHNRTKEHPCPDCGKVFGKPSRLERHRRIHARKPKVPHQCSFCAKTFDKLYRLIRHERMHTGERPFTCSFCGKGFAEMGHCKAHEKIHQENPEKPHRCPDCDMSFFKASELGRHQRSHTGEKPFQCSECDSTFARSESLKRHMRSHTGERPYVCLTCGKGFYSRQDLNIHLLIHSGEKPHVCPICGKGFSQLGNMKEHEKNVHVRSEKYDCNECGATFTRYKSLNLHQRVHTGERPYLCLPCGRTFSWSHCLSRHRRTHAHKQMLRDAAKGLQDFPNLAQDQCS, via the exons ATGGAGGAAGACAATTCATCTGTGACAGATCACTCCTCGGACGAAA GTGCAAAACCCTTCGACATTGAGTACATCGTCGAATCTGATCCCGACGATGACTCTGAGCCAGAGGATGACAAAAATCCCAAGAAAAAGTCACGCACTGGCCACCCTTGCACCGTttgcaacaaaatatttgacaggCTTTCCAAGCTAACCAGGCACGCGACTGTACACACAAGGCCAAGGACCTTAAAGACTCGCTATCAGTGCATGCATTGCGAGAAGACTTTCACAGAAGAGGAGAAGATGTTACGACACCAAGATAATCACAACCGGACAAAGGAGCACCCGTGCCCCGACTGCGGGAAAGTGTTCGGTAAACCTTCCAGGTTAGAGCGGCATCGACGCATCCACGCCAGGAAACCGAAGGTTCCCCACCAGTGCTCCTTCTGCGCCAAGACGTTCGATAAACTTTACAGGCTCATTCGCCATGAGCGAATGCACACCGGCGAGAGACCTTTCACCTGCTCCTTCTGCGGCAAGGGATTTGCCGAGATGGGTCACTGCAAAGCTCACGAGAAGATCCACCAGGAGAATCCGGAGAAGCCTCACCGCTGCCCCGACTGCGACATGTCCTTCTTCAAGGCCTCGGAACTCGGTCGGCACCAGCGCTCGCATACCGGGGAGAAACCGTTTCAGTGCAGCGAATGCGACAGCACCTTTGCCCGATCCGAGAGTCTGAAGAGACACATGAGGAGCCACACGGGGGAGCGGCCGTACGTCTGCTTGACTTGCGGCAAGGGATTTTACTCCCGTCAGGATTTAAACATTCACTTACTGATTCACTCGGGGGAGAAGCCCCACGTTTGTCCCATTTGTGGCAAAGGCTTTTCGCAGCTGGGCAACATGAAAGAGCACGAGAAGAACGTCCACGTCAGGTCGGAGAAGTATGACTGCAACGAATGTGGGGCCACTTTCACTCGCTACAAGTCGCTGAACCTGCACCAGCGGGTGCACACTGGAGAGAGGCCGTACCTGTGCCTGCCGTGTGGGCGTACCTTTTCCtggagccactgcctgagcagaCACCGCAGGACTCACGCTCACAAGCAGATGTTGAGAGATGCGGCTAAAGGCCTCCAAGATTTTCCAAACCTTGCTCAGGATCAGTGCAGTTGA
- the cfap52 gene encoding cilia- and flagella-associated protein 52 isoform X2 — protein MDQTPKEVPQLELAAVSGFNGQVHFGMRLHPDKEHLIYPLGCTVVLTRIKDNMRHFLHGHTSDISCLSMSKSGVYIASGQINYNDFEAEIIVWEYAKRCIYTRFVIHESKVEALAFSPNDKYLVSLGGQDDGRILLWSITTKQAICSAPALPLSLCHRLTVKYSNTNDNIFVSAGRSTLQIWELDEFNKIKPTDCKLNKLKRTVRCIEFAPDDEYIFCGTTSGDILKIHTKTKYLSDYGPIKTKHSLGANVLKALSTGELLVGSGFGTLTLCSSTTFKALKHVQMSNGVTSIALKDDGRHFFAGTDASEIYCLDLQDFKAELVSTSHHGAVKDVSIAFGSSELFVTGSEEDIRAWHIDNAKELLRIPQPCLTCNAVHLMIDGHSIVTGWDDGKIRVFAPQSGRLMLIIHNAHRNGVSAIKGSTDCKKIVSGGQEGTVCVWELLKHGHRRLAFLTEHKSTVRCVQIKSDDKEAVTASMDGTCILWDIVKFVRIRKIISKNSSFKTVCYHPEEHQILTSGTDRKIVYWDVHDGTAIRELQDAQTLAINCMHISHDGRYFVTGGDDKLVRVWDYMDGMVTHVGRAHGGAITSVEICCNNSTLITTSADGAVMRWKFPHPVVE, from the exons ATGGATCAGACACCAAAAGAAGTTCCTCAGCTTGAACTGGCGGCGGTTTCCGGCTTCAACG GTCAAGTGCATTTTGGCATGAGGCTTCATCCGGACAAAGAGCACCTCATCTATCCTCTGGGATGCACCGTTGTCCTGACACGGATAAAAGACAACATGAGGCACTTCCTGCATGGTCACACCAGCGACATATCTTGCCTGTCCATGTCTAAAAGTGGAGTGTATATTGCCTCTGGACAAATCAATTACAATGACTTTGAG GCTGAGATAATCGTCTGGGAGTATGCGAAGCGATGCATATACACACGGTTTGTGATCCACGAATCCAAAGTGGAGGCGTTGGCCTTTTCTCCCAACGACAAGTATCTGGTGTCCCTCGGGGGACAAGACGATGGAAG AATACTCTTATGGAGCATTACAACCAAGCAGGCCATTTGTTCGGCTCCGGCACTCCCCTTGAGTTTATGTCACCGCCTTACCGTCAAGTACTCCAACACCAATGACAATATTTTCGTCTCTGCTGGCAG GTCAACCTTGCAGATCTGGGAGCTGGATGAATTCAACAAGATTAAACCTACAGACTGTAAACTGAACAAGCTGAAGAGGACAGTGCGATGCATAGAG TTTGCACCGGACGATGAGTATATTTTCTGTGGTACTACCAGTGGAGACATCTTGAAAATTCACACCAAAACGAAGTATCTGAGCGACTACGGTCCCATTAAAACTAAACACAGCTTG GGAGCCAATGTCCTCAAGGCGTTAAGTACTGGCGAACTACTTGTTGGTTCTGGATTTGGCACCTTGACACTGTGCTCCTCGACCACCTTCAAAGCTCTCAA ACATGTGCAGATGAGCAACGGGGTGACCTCTATTGCTCTCAAAGATGACGGCCGCCACTTTTTTGCTGGCACAGACGCGTCCGAGATCTACTGCCTTGATCTGCAGGACTTCAAAGCCGAGCTCGTCTCCACCAGTCACCACGGCGCAGTCAAGGACGTCTCCATCGCTTT CGGCTCCTCAGAGTTGTTTGTCACCGGCTCGGAGGAGGACATCAGAGCGTGGCATATAGACAACGCTAAAGAGCTCCTGAGGATCCCACAACCTTGCCTTACCTGTAACGCTGTGCACCTGATGATTGACGGACACAGCATTGTCACTG GATGGGACGACGGGAAGATCCGCGTATTCGCACCTCAGAGCGGCCGCCTCATGCTCATTATTCACAACGCACACCGAAATGGCGTGTCGGCCATCAAGGGCTCCACGGACTGCAAGAAGATCGTGAGCGGGGGGCAGGAGGGAACG GTGTGTGTTTGGGAGCTGCTGAAGCACGGCCACCGACGGCTTGCGTTCTTGACGGAGCACAAATCCACCGTCAGGTGCGTCCAGATCAAGAGCGATGACAAGGAAGCTGTCACTGCCAGCATGGACGGCACCTGCATCCTCTGGGACATTGT GAAATTTGTGCGAATTCGGAAGATAATAAGCAAAAACTCATCCTTCAAGACTGTGTGCTACCACCCTGAAGAGCACCAGATTCTCACCAGCGGCACCGACAGGAAG ATCGTCTACTGGGATGTGCATGACGGGACAGCAATCAGAGAGCTTCAGGACGCGCAGACGTTGGCCATCAACTGCATGCACATCTCCCATGACGGCAGATACTTTGTGACAG GTGGCGATGATAAGCTGGTGAGGGTGTGGGACTACATGGACGGTATGGTCACCCACGTTGGAAGAGCTCACGGCGGAGCCATCACCAGCGTGGAGATCTGCTGCAACAACAGCACCCTCATCACCACCAGCGCGGACGGAGCCGTCATGCGATGGAAGTTTCCTCACCCCGTCGTGGAGTGA
- the cfap52 gene encoding cilia- and flagella-associated protein 52 isoform X1 has translation MDQTPKEVPQLELAAVSGFNGQVHFGMRLHPDKEHLIYPLGCTVVLTRIKDNMRHFLHGHTSDISCLSMSKSGVYIASGQINYNDFEAEIIVWEYAKRCIYTRFVIHESKVEALAFSPNDKYLVSLGGQDDGRILLWSITTKQAICSAPALPLSLCHRLTVKYSNTNDNIFVSAGRSTLQIWELDEFNKIKPTDCKLNKLKRTVRCIEFAPDDEYIFCGTTSGDILKIHTKTKYLSDYGPIKTKHSLGANVLKALSTGELLVGSGFGTLTLCSSTTFKALKHVQMSNGVTSIALKDDGRHFFAGTDASEIYCLDLQDFKAELVSTSHHGAVKDVSIAFGSSELFVTGSEEDIRAWHIDNAKELLRIPQPCLTCNAVHLMIDGHSIVTGWDDGKIRVFAPQSGRLMLIIHNAHRNGVSAIKGSTDCKKIVSGGQEGTVCVWELLKHGHRRLAFLTEHKSTVRCVQIKSDDKEAVTASMDGTCILWDIVKFVRIRKIISKNSSFKTVCYHPEEHQILTSGTDRKIVYWDVHDGTAIRELQDAQTLAINCMHISHDGRYFVTVSPTGGDDKLVRVWDYMDGMVTHVGRAHGGAITSVEICCNNSTLITTSADGAVMRWKFPHPVVE, from the exons ATGGATCAGACACCAAAAGAAGTTCCTCAGCTTGAACTGGCGGCGGTTTCCGGCTTCAACG GTCAAGTGCATTTTGGCATGAGGCTTCATCCGGACAAAGAGCACCTCATCTATCCTCTGGGATGCACCGTTGTCCTGACACGGATAAAAGACAACATGAGGCACTTCCTGCATGGTCACACCAGCGACATATCTTGCCTGTCCATGTCTAAAAGTGGAGTGTATATTGCCTCTGGACAAATCAATTACAATGACTTTGAG GCTGAGATAATCGTCTGGGAGTATGCGAAGCGATGCATATACACACGGTTTGTGATCCACGAATCCAAAGTGGAGGCGTTGGCCTTTTCTCCCAACGACAAGTATCTGGTGTCCCTCGGGGGACAAGACGATGGAAG AATACTCTTATGGAGCATTACAACCAAGCAGGCCATTTGTTCGGCTCCGGCACTCCCCTTGAGTTTATGTCACCGCCTTACCGTCAAGTACTCCAACACCAATGACAATATTTTCGTCTCTGCTGGCAG GTCAACCTTGCAGATCTGGGAGCTGGATGAATTCAACAAGATTAAACCTACAGACTGTAAACTGAACAAGCTGAAGAGGACAGTGCGATGCATAGAG TTTGCACCGGACGATGAGTATATTTTCTGTGGTACTACCAGTGGAGACATCTTGAAAATTCACACCAAAACGAAGTATCTGAGCGACTACGGTCCCATTAAAACTAAACACAGCTTG GGAGCCAATGTCCTCAAGGCGTTAAGTACTGGCGAACTACTTGTTGGTTCTGGATTTGGCACCTTGACACTGTGCTCCTCGACCACCTTCAAAGCTCTCAA ACATGTGCAGATGAGCAACGGGGTGACCTCTATTGCTCTCAAAGATGACGGCCGCCACTTTTTTGCTGGCACAGACGCGTCCGAGATCTACTGCCTTGATCTGCAGGACTTCAAAGCCGAGCTCGTCTCCACCAGTCACCACGGCGCAGTCAAGGACGTCTCCATCGCTTT CGGCTCCTCAGAGTTGTTTGTCACCGGCTCGGAGGAGGACATCAGAGCGTGGCATATAGACAACGCTAAAGAGCTCCTGAGGATCCCACAACCTTGCCTTACCTGTAACGCTGTGCACCTGATGATTGACGGACACAGCATTGTCACTG GATGGGACGACGGGAAGATCCGCGTATTCGCACCTCAGAGCGGCCGCCTCATGCTCATTATTCACAACGCACACCGAAATGGCGTGTCGGCCATCAAGGGCTCCACGGACTGCAAGAAGATCGTGAGCGGGGGGCAGGAGGGAACG GTGTGTGTTTGGGAGCTGCTGAAGCACGGCCACCGACGGCTTGCGTTCTTGACGGAGCACAAATCCACCGTCAGGTGCGTCCAGATCAAGAGCGATGACAAGGAAGCTGTCACTGCCAGCATGGACGGCACCTGCATCCTCTGGGACATTGT GAAATTTGTGCGAATTCGGAAGATAATAAGCAAAAACTCATCCTTCAAGACTGTGTGCTACCACCCTGAAGAGCACCAGATTCTCACCAGCGGCACCGACAGGAAG ATCGTCTACTGGGATGTGCATGACGGGACAGCAATCAGAGAGCTTCAGGACGCGCAGACGTTGGCCATCAACTGCATGCACATCTCCCATGACGGCAGATACTTTGTGACAG TTTCTCCGACAGGTGGCGATGATAAGCTGGTGAGGGTGTGGGACTACATGGACGGTATGGTCACCCACGTTGGAAGAGCTCACGGCGGAGCCATCACCAGCGTGGAGATCTGCTGCAACAACAGCACCCTCATCACCACCAGCGCGGACGGAGCCGTCATGCGATGGAAGTTTCCTCACCCCGTCGTGGAGTGA